Proteins encoded within one genomic window of Brienomyrus brachyistius isolate T26 chromosome 22, BBRACH_0.4, whole genome shotgun sequence:
- the rasd2 gene encoding GTP-binding protein Rhes produces the protein MRVSGVSMDAKSTGVDRPESGVQVEPQRCALGGPQAQFPGVRNACSGDPSKVLLKYRNASDLRVSYIPKSGAGIIKSVTAHWLQPETKARTVRSSSIGSRYPSLDRFPRKRFSVDRLAALALHGQTCHINSDTEPRSVKPKNRRRIVVLGARKVGKSSILRRFLRDGFEEHYEPTSEDFHRKLYDIRGETYQIDILDASGERDFPAKRRLSILTGDIFLLVFSVDDRESLDEVCALLKEVVAAKCKLLKSKENACIPAVICGNKVDLSGEERTVSRADVCRALGDDFPYFEISAKEDTNLEEMFEVLAERGGLPTETGPSLHRKISIRSYRALRSGRPTGRRITLVQDAPCGALCPLTRRPSFNTDLRQVLGTSTSRKRRKPLDKCQIQ, from the exons ATGCGTGTGTCGGGAGTAAGCATGGACGCGAAAAGCACCGGCGTAGATCGTCCTGAAAGCGGGGTGCAAGTCGAGCCCCAAAGATGCGCTCTCGGCGGACCACAGGCGCAGTTCCCCGGCGTAAGAAATGCGTGCAGCGGCGACCCCTCCAAAGTCCTCCTGAAGTACAGAAACGCTTCTGATCTCAGGGTCTCATACATTCCAAAGTCAGGAGCTGGGATTATTAAAAGTGTCACGGCTCACTGGTTACAGCCGGAGACTAAAGCCAGGACCGTACGGTCCTCCAGCATAGGGAGTCGGTACCCGTCTTTAGACCGCTTTCCCCGCAAAAGGTTTTCTGTGGATCGGCTGGCAGCGCTTGCACTGCACGGTCAGACATGCCACATTAATAGCGACACCGAGCCTCGCTCCGTCAAGCCAAAGAACCGCCGGCGCATCGTGGTGCTGGGAGCCCGTAAAGTGGGCAAGTCCTCCATCCTGCGGAGGTTCCTCCGCGATGGCTTCGAGGAGCATTACGAGCCCACGTCCGAGGACTTTCACAGAAAGCTGTACGACATCCGTGGAGAAACCTATCAGATCGACATCCTCGATGCCTCGGGGGAGAGGGATTTCCCCGCAAAGCGCAGACTGTCAATCCTAACTG GTGACATATTTCTTCTGGTGTTCAGCGTGGATGACAGAGAGTCTCTGGACGAAGTCTGTGCATTGCTCAAGGAGGTTGTGGCTGCCAAGTGTAAGCTCCTAAAATCCAAAGAAAACGCGTGTATCCCGGCTGTGATATGCGGGAACAAGGTGGACTTGAGTGGGGAGGAGAGAACCGTAAGCCGTGCGGACGTTTGCCGTGCGCTTGGAGACGATTTTCCCTACTTCGAAATCTCCGCCAAGGAGGACACTAACCTGGAGGAGATGTTTGAAGTTCTGGCGGAACGGGGTGGACTCCCAACCGAGACCGGGCCGTCGCTGCACCGCAAGATCTCCATTCGCTCGTACCGGGCCTTGCGTTCCGGCAGACCGACTGGAAGGCGAATTACGCTGGTCCAAGATGCGCCATGCGGGGCGCTTTGCCCTCTAACTCGCCGGCCGAGCTTCAACACCGACCTCCGGCAGGTCCTCGGAACCAGTACCTCCAGGAAGCGGAGAAAACCTCTCGACAAGTGTCAGATTCAATGA